A DNA window from Gillisia sp. Hel1_33_143 contains the following coding sequences:
- the bglX gene encoding beta-glucosidase BglX: MEMINTLYKPTTLAKKLIVLAICGCSFAMNAQEKKLNSKKPTIDYSAYKADKVEMNRKIDSLISVMTLTEKLGQLNLPSSGDFTTGQAKSTDVAKKIEEGKIGGLFNIKTVEKIREVQKIAVEKSRLKIPLIFGMDVIHGYETTFPIPLGLSTSWDMALIEKTAQMAAMEASADGINWTFSPMVDVSRDPRWGRVSEGNGEDAYLGGEIAKAMVRGYQQDDLSKSNTILACVKHFALYGASEAGRDYNTVDMSRIRMYNDYLPPYKAAIEAGVGTVMASFNEVDGIPATGNKWLLTDLLRDQWDFDGFVVTDYTGINEMIAHGMGDLQTVAALALNAGVDMDMVGEGFVSTLEKSLSEDKVSEESIDTAVRRILEAKFQLGLFEDPYRYTDKERADSEIFTSVNRIFAREVASQSMVLLKNENNVLPIKRSGTIAVVGPLANASNNMAGTWSVATPQDKSVSVLDGIKSAVGNSAKVLYAKGSNLSYDKEFEARGTAFGKDIPRDGRSDEEMLKEAVSIASKSDVIVAAIGEAAEMSGESSSRTDISIPKAQRDLLQALVKTGKPVVLVLFNGRPLVLTEEDKTVPAILDVWFAGSETGDALADVLFGDVNPSAKITATFPRNVGQIPIYYNHKNTGRPLENKEGEFVKFRSNYLDVRNEPLYPFGYGLSYTTFSYKNLSLSTEQLAENETLKISVDITNSGNYDGKEVVQLYVRDLVGSVTRPVKELKGFQKIFLKKGEMKTVTFELSVEDLKFYNSSLEHVYELGDFEVFVGTNSADDSLRTSFELVK, translated from the coding sequence ATGGAAATGATTAATACCCTATATAAACCCACTACACTTGCAAAGAAATTAATTGTTTTGGCAATTTGTGGATGTTCTTTTGCCATGAATGCTCAAGAAAAAAAACTAAATAGCAAAAAGCCAACCATAGACTACTCGGCGTATAAAGCTGATAAAGTTGAAATGAACAGAAAGATAGATTCCCTGATCTCTGTAATGACTTTAACAGAGAAACTTGGACAGTTAAATCTACCTTCTTCTGGCGATTTTACTACAGGGCAGGCTAAAAGTACAGATGTCGCCAAGAAGATTGAAGAGGGAAAGATTGGTGGTTTATTCAATATTAAAACAGTTGAAAAGATAAGAGAAGTTCAAAAGATAGCTGTAGAAAAAAGTCGATTAAAGATTCCTTTGATCTTTGGGATGGACGTGATTCACGGGTATGAAACCACCTTTCCAATTCCTTTAGGCTTGTCTACCTCTTGGGATATGGCATTGATAGAGAAAACTGCACAAATGGCTGCCATGGAAGCGAGTGCAGATGGGATTAACTGGACATTTTCTCCAATGGTAGATGTTTCAAGAGATCCACGCTGGGGGAGAGTTTCAGAAGGGAATGGGGAAGATGCTTATTTAGGTGGAGAAATTGCAAAAGCAATGGTACGTGGGTATCAGCAAGATGATCTTAGTAAAAGCAATACCATTCTTGCTTGTGTTAAACACTTTGCTTTGTATGGCGCATCAGAGGCAGGGAGAGATTATAATACAGTAGATATGAGCAGAATTCGTATGTATAACGATTATCTGCCTCCTTATAAAGCGGCGATAGAAGCTGGGGTAGGTACTGTGATGGCTTCTTTTAATGAAGTAGATGGAATTCCTGCCACAGGTAATAAATGGTTGTTAACAGACTTGCTAAGAGATCAATGGGATTTTGACGGATTTGTGGTGACAGATTACACCGGTATTAATGAAATGATAGCGCATGGAATGGGTGATCTTCAAACAGTTGCTGCTTTAGCATTAAATGCAGGAGTAGATATGGATATGGTGGGAGAAGGATTTGTTTCAACATTAGAAAAATCGCTTTCAGAAGATAAAGTTTCAGAAGAAAGCATAGATACGGCGGTTCGAAGAATTTTAGAAGCGAAGTTCCAATTAGGACTTTTTGAAGATCCTTATAGATATACAGATAAAGAACGAGCAGATTCTGAAATCTTCACTAGCGTAAATAGAATATTTGCCAGAGAAGTAGCCTCTCAATCTATGGTATTACTTAAAAATGAAAATAATGTTCTTCCAATTAAAAGATCAGGAACTATTGCGGTTGTTGGTCCGTTGGCTAATGCCAGCAATAATATGGCCGGAACTTGGAGCGTAGCTACTCCTCAAGATAAATCTGTTTCTGTATTGGATGGAATTAAATCTGCGGTTGGAAATTCTGCTAAAGTACTTTATGCTAAGGGGAGTAATTTGTCTTACGATAAAGAATTTGAAGCACGAGGAACTGCTTTTGGAAAAGACATTCCAAGAGATGGTAGGTCTGATGAAGAGATGTTAAAAGAAGCGGTATCCATTGCTTCAAAATCTGATGTTATTGTCGCTGCAATTGGTGAAGCCGCAGAAATGAGCGGAGAAAGCAGTAGTCGTACCGATATTTCTATTCCTAAGGCACAAAGAGATCTGTTACAAGCCTTGGTGAAAACAGGAAAACCTGTAGTGTTGGTGCTTTTTAACGGACGTCCGTTGGTGCTAACAGAAGAAGATAAAACAGTACCTGCAATTTTAGATGTATGGTTTGCAGGGAGCGAAACAGGAGATGCACTGGCAGATGTTTTGTTTGGTGACGTTAATCCATCGGCAAAGATCACAGCAACTTTTCCAAGAAATGTAGGTCAGATCCCTATTTATTATAATCATAAAAATACCGGGAGACCTCTAGAAAATAAAGAAGGGGAATTCGTAAAATTTCGATCTAACTATCTAGATGTTCGAAATGAACCTTTATACCCATTTGGGTATGGTTTAAGTTATACCACCTTTAGCTATAAGAATTTGAGTCTGAGTACGGAGCAACTTGCGGAGAATGAGACCTTAAAGATTAGCGTAGATATTACCAATTCTGGTAATTATGATGGAAAAGAGGTTGTGCAGTTATATGTAAGAGATCTTGTTGGCTCTGTTACTAGACCGGTTAAAGAATTAAAAGGTTTTCAGAAGATATTTCTCAAAAAAGGAGAAATGAAAACTGTAACATTTGAGCTTAGTGTTGAAGATTTAAAATTTTATAATTCCAGTTTAGAACATGTTTATGAACTAGGAGATTTTGAAGTTTTTGTTGGAACTAATTCTGCAGACGATTCTTTAAGAACATCTTTTGAATTAGTGAAGTAA